One part of the Alistipes onderdonkii genome encodes these proteins:
- a CDS encoding SusC/RagA family TonB-linked outer membrane protein: protein MSFSTNRFSRKALLLVTAVFSASLLWAQATGISGRVLDETGAPVIGATVMVKGTTIATATNVDGTFNLKNTGRNVTLVVSYVGYEAQQVASKGAGSVTITLKPEAIGMESVEIVSVGYGTQKRESVVGAISTIRPEELRVPVRSLSQTLAGNLAGVVALQTSGEPGKDDAQFWIRGIATFTGSPDPLILVDGIERPLNDVDPLEIESFSVLKDASATAVYGVRGANGVILVNTRRGFDGPARIDLRYEQGFSFASKRLSFVDAATRSEMFNEAVDAVNASAALKYGADEIKAMRMQTDPEVYPDVDWQKLLMKKVSLSEKVSANISGGGKFARYFTALSFYNQEGQYAVKPGKYSWVSDKIGRYGENVNYKRYNFRSNVDMDITKTTVVNLGVQGNVTENMEPVEGSAAIYRDIINAAPNAFPVRFKDGELAGRDGLNNPYNMLTQRGWKKTTGNTLRANLTINQDFSFITPGLSAKVSYAYDAVNYSVEERARNINFFEATGRDQDGELIRTEWQADQKQEYLNYKQSGNGSRTQYVEAAINYSRTFGEKHEVGGLLLGFAKDYRLQEATSDYLKSLPNRSLGLAGRLTYAYDKRYLIEANIGFNGSENFAKGKRMGVFPAVAIGWVASEESFLRNSEVLTWFKIRASVGQVGNDQIPSTRFIYLATINSGANGYGNLGVNFDQGAGGIGEGRMANQDVTWEVSTKYNVGIETGFFNELKINADFFYERRENIFLAPQFSEISGLPKDYTNYANMGLMENRGFEVSAEYVKRFSKDLTVSVRGNFTFARNKVIDDGKYYAYPWQDQRGVRYGLTMGYRAMHLFSQEELDNMPDYYTQFGLDKQQLRAGDIRYEDLNDDGKITEADMTWIGNPAMPEIVYGFGASLNYKGFDFSFLFQGGTNRSSYLSGGWYFYPFQADRGPKFMGNVMTMFKDRWTVDNPDPHAFSPRLSYGADANNYKTSTWWQRDSGYLRLKNVEIGYTLPSAWASKLRCSSLRIYATGVNLFTVSKFISDYWDPETGADAYPMQRQVFVGVNLTF, encoded by the coding sequence ATGAGTTTTTCTACTAACCGTTTTTCCCGGAAAGCACTATTACTTGTGACAGCCGTGTTCTCTGCGTCGTTGCTGTGGGCGCAGGCCACCGGCATCTCCGGACGTGTGCTCGATGAGACCGGTGCGCCGGTCATCGGTGCGACGGTCATGGTCAAAGGCACCACGATCGCCACGGCGACCAATGTCGACGGCACCTTTAACCTGAAGAATACGGGCCGCAACGTCACGCTCGTGGTATCGTATGTCGGCTACGAGGCGCAACAGGTGGCGTCGAAGGGTGCCGGGTCGGTGACGATCACGCTCAAGCCCGAGGCCATCGGCATGGAGAGCGTCGAAATCGTCTCCGTGGGCTACGGTACCCAGAAACGCGAATCGGTCGTGGGGGCCATCTCCACGATCCGGCCCGAGGAGCTGCGCGTCCCCGTACGGTCGCTGAGCCAGACGCTGGCCGGTAACCTGGCGGGTGTGGTCGCGTTGCAAACCTCGGGCGAGCCCGGCAAGGACGACGCCCAGTTCTGGATCCGCGGTATCGCCACCTTTACGGGCAGTCCCGATCCGCTGATCCTGGTCGACGGTATCGAGCGTCCTCTCAACGACGTCGACCCGCTGGAGATCGAGTCGTTCAGCGTCCTGAAAGACGCCAGCGCCACGGCCGTATACGGCGTACGCGGTGCCAACGGCGTTATCCTTGTCAACACGCGCCGCGGTTTCGACGGCCCGGCCCGGATCGACCTGCGTTACGAGCAGGGTTTCTCGTTCGCCAGCAAACGCCTGTCGTTCGTCGACGCCGCTACCCGCTCCGAAATGTTCAACGAGGCGGTGGATGCCGTGAATGCCTCGGCGGCACTGAAATACGGCGCCGACGAGATCAAGGCCATGCGCATGCAGACCGACCCCGAGGTCTATCCCGATGTCGACTGGCAGAAGCTCCTTATGAAAAAGGTGTCTCTTTCGGAGAAGGTGAGCGCCAACATCTCGGGCGGCGGCAAGTTCGCCCGCTACTTCACGGCCCTCTCCTTCTACAACCAGGAGGGGCAGTATGCCGTCAAACCCGGCAAATATTCGTGGGTGAGCGACAAGATCGGCCGTTACGGCGAGAATGTCAACTACAAACGCTATAACTTCCGCTCGAACGTCGACATGGACATCACCAAGACCACGGTGGTGAATCTGGGCGTGCAGGGCAACGTGACCGAGAACATGGAGCCCGTCGAGGGATCGGCTGCCATCTACCGCGACATCATCAACGCGGCGCCGAACGCTTTCCCCGTCCGCTTCAAGGACGGCGAACTGGCCGGCCGCGACGGCCTGAACAACCCCTATAACATGCTCACGCAGCGCGGTTGGAAGAAGACCACCGGCAATACGCTTCGCGCCAACCTGACGATCAACCAGGATTTCTCGTTCATCACCCCGGGCCTTTCGGCCAAGGTGAGCTACGCCTACGACGCCGTGAATTATTCGGTGGAGGAGCGTGCGCGCAACATCAACTTCTTCGAGGCCACGGGCCGCGACCAGGACGGCGAACTGATCCGCACCGAGTGGCAGGCCGACCAGAAACAGGAGTACCTGAATTACAAACAGTCCGGCAACGGTTCCCGTACGCAGTACGTCGAGGCGGCGATCAATTACAGCCGGACGTTCGGCGAAAAGCACGAGGTCGGCGGCCTGCTGCTCGGCTTCGCCAAGGATTACCGGTTGCAGGAGGCTACGAGCGATTACCTCAAGTCGCTGCCCAACCGTTCGCTCGGCCTTGCCGGCCGTCTTACCTATGCCTACGACAAGCGTTACCTGATCGAGGCCAACATCGGTTTCAACGGTTCGGAGAACTTCGCCAAGGGCAAGCGCATGGGCGTATTCCCCGCCGTGGCTATCGGCTGGGTGGCCTCCGAGGAGAGCTTCCTGCGCAACAGCGAGGTGCTGACGTGGTTCAAGATCCGTGCGTCGGTCGGGCAGGTCGGCAACGACCAGATCCCCAGTACGCGTTTCATCTACCTGGCTACGATCAACAGCGGCGCCAACGGTTACGGTAACCTCGGCGTCAACTTCGACCAAGGGGCCGGCGGTATCGGCGAAGGTCGCATGGCCAATCAGGACGTGACGTGGGAGGTGTCGACCAAATACAACGTCGGTATCGAAACCGGGTTTTTCAACGAGTTGAAAATCAATGCCGACTTCTTCTACGAGCGGCGTGAAAACATCTTCCTCGCACCCCAGTTCTCGGAGATTTCGGGGCTTCCCAAGGATTATACCAACTACGCCAACATGGGTCTGATGGAGAACCGCGGCTTCGAGGTTTCGGCCGAATACGTCAAGCGTTTCAGCAAAGACCTCACCGTCTCCGTCCGCGGAAACTTCACCTTTGCCCGCAACAAGGTGATCGACGACGGCAAGTACTATGCCTATCCGTGGCAGGATCAGCGCGGCGTGCGTTACGGACTGACCATGGGCTACCGTGCCATGCACCTCTTCTCGCAGGAGGAGCTGGACAACATGCCCGACTACTATACGCAGTTCGGCCTGGACAAGCAGCAGTTGCGTGCCGGCGACATCCGCTACGAAGACCTCAACGACGACGGCAAGATCACCGAGGCCGACATGACGTGGATCGGCAACCCCGCGATGCCGGAGATCGTCTACGGTTTCGGTGCGTCGCTCAACTACAAGGGCTTCGACTTCTCGTTCCTCTTCCAGGGCGGAACCAACCGTTCCTCCTACCTGAGCGGCGGCTGGTATTTCTACCCGTTCCAGGCAGACCGCGGCCCGAAGTTCATGGGTAACGTGATGACCATGTTCAAGGATCGCTGGACGGTGGACAACCCCGATCCGCACGCCTTCTCGCCCCGCCTCTCCTACGGCGCCGATGCCAACAACTACAAGACTTCGACCTGGTGGCAGCGCGACAGCGGCTACCTGCGCCTGAAGAATGTCGAGATCGGCTATACGCTGCCCTCGGCCTGGGCCAGCAAGCTCCGGTGCAGCTCGCTGCGCATCTATGCCACGGGTGTGAACCTGTTTACGGTCAGCAAATTTATCTCCGACTACTGGGATCCCGAGACGGGTGCCGATGCCTATCCCATGCAGCGCCAGGTTTTCGTCGGTGTGAATTTAACCTTCTAA